From a region of the Streptomyces sp. NBC_00193 genome:
- a CDS encoding ATP/GTP-binding protein → MDFASSNGGAAPRSTTSAKIVVAGGFGVGKTTFVGAVSEINPLRTEAVMTSASAGIDDLTHTGDKTTTTVAMDFGRITLDQDLILYLFGTPGQDRFWFMWDDLVRGAIGAIVLVDTRRLADCFPAVDYFENSGLPFVVALNGFEGHQPYTPEEVREALQIGPDAPIITTDARHRADAKSALITLVEHALMARLK, encoded by the coding sequence GTGGACTTCGCAAGCTCTAACGGCGGAGCGGCTCCTCGCTCCACCACCTCCGCGAAGATCGTGGTGGCGGGTGGCTTCGGCGTGGGCAAGACCACGTTCGTGGGCGCCGTCTCCGAGATCAACCCGCTGCGCACCGAGGCCGTGATGACGTCCGCGAGCGCGGGCATCGACGACCTGACCCACACCGGGGACAAGACGACCACCACGGTCGCCATGGACTTCGGCCGCATCACCCTGGACCAGGACCTGATCCTGTACCTCTTCGGTACCCCGGGTCAGGACCGCTTCTGGTTCATGTGGGACGACCTCGTGCGCGGCGCGATCGGGGCGATCGTCCTGGTCGACACGCGTCGCCTGGCCGACTGCTTCCCGGCCGTGGACTACTTCGAGAACAGCGGCCTGCCGTTCGTCGTGGCCCTCAACGGCTTCGAGGGGCACCAGCCGTACACCCCGGAGGAAGTCCGCGAGGCCCTGCAGATCGGCCCGGACGCCCCCATCATCACCACCGACGCCCGCCACCGCGCGGACGCCAAGAGCGCGCTCATCACGCTCGTCGAGCACGCACTGATGGCGCGGCTCAAGTAA
- a CDS encoding nitrate- and nitrite sensing domain-containing protein: protein MQGRFKRDDKGSPQARQGRGDAAPEQDPRGGTDRGSSPQHAQNRGPAVESGGPDGSAAVKPKGRAKPKGGSKADDESGSRDVAIPQTPRGSGSRLAMQNWRISTRLVSLLTLPVVAATTLGGFRINDSLNDIAQLEHMQLLTTMTRQATNLAAMLQAERDNSAGPLSVDKSGKPSTLVQGVRDSTDSAVRAFAAATDKVDVAEGNDETLRSIRNNILQIAHGLNNLEEIRKNAYQNGAQQTVTEYNALVVSLLSLSQDMAQATSNPEMIKRTRALAAFSSAKEYASIQRAIIAAALPADPALAGNLTENDRLYARSAQSSEEQARKTFELVYQGKPEELLAALGDGNQEIATADHYARRVLGNKDQFAKEKNRSWMDWYDADDTKLQAMKVIELTLLEDMEQKARELKNESQRDALINGALILLVLGVSLVGAFVMARSMIRSLRRLQDTATRVAQDRLPELVKQLSESDPQDVDTTVESVGLHTRDEIGQVAAAFDDVHREAVRLAAEQALLRGNVNAMFTNLSRRSQGLIQRQLSLISELESREADPDQLSSLFKLDHLATRMRRNGENLLVLAGEEPGRRWTRPVPLVDVLRAAASEVEQYERIELSSVPGTDVAGRVVNDLVHLLAELLENATSFSSPQTKVKVTGHALPDGRVLVEIHDTGIGLSPEDLAAINERLASPPTVDVSVSRRMGLFVVGRLSLRHGIRIQLRPSDSGGTTALVMLPVDVAQGGKKPAPMPGQGGPGGQGAPGAPGQGGPGAQAQGSIPGPGARPPVGAAPQRGQVSAGNQRAALPGRDGGPGGQPQGPGPQGGRPQQQGPGGQTQSAFGSGAPLPGRGPVSGPGGPGGFGGPQARPVGAPTASGPGGFPQGNGFERPQQPQQAQPQQSAQQPAPQQQGQPQAGGPAGRGPRPQLPPRGGAPRPELPGTGGGPAAIPQTTTWGADQRGHDVPRGHDELSGPGSTSEFPRPDFNAPAPQAGGRDNGTTGQFARPEFGDPASTGQFPRQDFGDPASTGQFARQDFQAQRPGGPGVGGYVQPGQAPQPQGNYSPVPTPRAEAPRLPQASRPEALPPAGPGAGEARSPIFDTLESNWFRQEAGQPPAQAPAVPQQAQQSAPAAPAPAAPQRPQQHQLPQRGQEQAPAESAQTATGAVPTVSWRSSPNDELMRQAERVRQPAAGGITTSGLPRRVPRANLVAGTAQQQAEAQAGPQVSRSPDDVRGRLTNLRRGIQQGRQAGTTGPATGSYHIDPTYQQER, encoded by the coding sequence GTGCAGGGACGATTCAAGAGGGATGACAAGGGGTCTCCCCAGGCCCGTCAGGGCCGTGGGGACGCCGCGCCGGAGCAGGACCCGCGCGGCGGGACCGACCGTGGCTCCTCGCCCCAGCACGCCCAGAACCGCGGGCCGGCTGTCGAGAGCGGGGGCCCCGACGGCTCCGCCGCGGTGAAGCCGAAGGGCCGCGCCAAGCCCAAGGGCGGCTCCAAGGCCGACGACGAGTCGGGCAGCCGCGACGTCGCGATACCCCAGACCCCCCGTGGGTCCGGTTCCCGTCTGGCCATGCAGAACTGGCGCATCAGCACGCGACTGGTGTCGCTGCTGACCCTGCCGGTCGTCGCCGCCACCACCCTCGGTGGCTTCCGCATCAACGACTCGCTCAACGACATCGCGCAGCTGGAACACATGCAGCTGCTGACGACGATGACGCGTCAGGCCACCAACCTGGCCGCCATGCTCCAGGCCGAGCGCGACAACTCCGCCGGTCCGCTGTCCGTCGACAAGTCGGGCAAGCCGAGCACCCTGGTCCAGGGCGTCCGCGACTCGACCGACTCCGCCGTCCGCGCCTTCGCCGCCGCGACCGACAAGGTCGACGTCGCGGAGGGCAACGACGAGACGCTCCGGTCGATCCGCAACAACATCCTGCAGATCGCACACGGGCTCAACAACCTCGAAGAGATCCGCAAGAACGCGTACCAGAACGGTGCCCAGCAGACCGTCACCGAGTACAACGCGCTGGTCGTCTCGCTGCTCTCGCTCTCGCAGGACATGGCCCAGGCCACCTCGAACCCCGAGATGATCAAGCGCACCCGCGCGCTGGCCGCGTTCTCCTCCGCCAAGGAGTACGCCTCGATCCAGCGCGCGATCATCGCGGCCGCGCTCCCCGCGGACCCCGCGCTGGCCGGCAACCTCACCGAGAACGACCGTCTCTACGCCCGCTCCGCCCAGAGCAGCGAGGAGCAGGCGCGCAAGACCTTCGAGCTCGTCTACCAGGGCAAGCCCGAGGAGCTCCTCGCGGCGCTCGGCGACGGCAACCAGGAAATCGCCACCGCCGACCACTACGCCCGCCGCGTCCTGGGCAACAAGGACCAGTTCGCCAAGGAGAAGAACCGGTCCTGGATGGACTGGTACGACGCGGACGACACCAAGCTCCAGGCCATGAAGGTCATCGAGCTCACCCTGCTCGAGGACATGGAGCAGAAGGCCCGCGAACTCAAGAACGAGTCGCAGCGCGACGCCCTCATCAACGGTGCGCTGATCCTCCTCGTCCTCGGTGTCTCCCTCGTCGGCGCCTTCGTCATGGCCCGCTCGATGATCCGCTCGCTGCGCCGCCTCCAGGACACCGCGACCCGCGTCGCCCAGGACCGGCTGCCCGAGCTCGTCAAGCAGCTGTCGGAGTCCGACCCGCAGGACGTGGACACGACGGTGGAGTCCGTCGGTCTGCACACCCGCGACGAGATCGGCCAGGTGGCCGCGGCCTTCGACGACGTGCACCGCGAGGCCGTCCGCCTCGCCGCCGAGCAGGCCCTCCTGCGAGGCAACGTCAACGCGATGTTCACCAACCTCTCGCGCCGTTCGCAGGGCCTCATCCAGCGCCAGCTCTCGCTCATCTCCGAGCTGGAGTCGCGCGAGGCCGACCCGGACCAGCTGTCCTCGCTCTTCAAGCTCGACCACCTCGCGACCCGCATGCGCCGTAACGGCGAAAACCTCCTCGTCCTCGCGGGCGAGGAGCCGGGCCGCCGGTGGACCCGCCCCGTCCCGCTCGTCGACGTGCTCCGCGCCGCCGCGTCCGAGGTGGAGCAGTACGAGCGCATCGAACTCTCGTCGGTGCCCGGCACCGACGTGGCCGGCCGCGTCGTCAACGACCTCGTGCACCTGCTCGCCGAGCTGCTGGAGAACGCCACCTCGTTCTCCTCCCCGCAGACCAAGGTCAAGGTCACCGGTCACGCGCTGCCCGACGGCCGCGTGCTCGTCGAGATCCACGACACCGGTATCGGCCTCTCCCCCGAGGACCTCGCCGCGATCAACGAGCGGCTCGCTTCGCCGCCCACCGTGGACGTCTCCGTCTCCCGCCGCATGGGTCTGTTCGTGGTCGGCCGCCTGTCCCTGCGACACGGCATCCGCATCCAGCTCCGTCCCTCCGACTCGGGCGGTACGACGGCCCTCGTCATGCTCCCGGTGGACGTCGCCCAGGGCGGCAAGAAGCCGGCTCCGATGCCCGGCCAGGGCGGTCCGGGCGGCCAGGGTGCTCCCGGCGCCCCCGGTCAGGGCGGTCCCGGCGCGCAGGCGCAGGGCTCGATCCCCGGTCCCGGCGCGCGTCCCCCCGTTGGCGCCGCCCCGCAGCGCGGCCAGGTGTCCGCAGGCAACCAGCGCGCGGCCCTGCCGGGCCGCGACGGCGGCCCCGGCGGCCAGCCCCAGGGCCCCGGCCCGCAGGGCGGACGGCCGCAGCAGCAGGGTCCCGGCGGCCAGACGCAGAGCGCCTTCGGTTCGGGTGCTCCGCTGCCGGGCCGCGGCCCGGTCTCGGGTCCCGGCGGCCCGGGCGGCTTCGGCGGTCCGCAGGCCCGTCCGGTCGGTGCCCCCACGGCGTCCGGTCCCGGCGGCTTCCCGCAGGGCAACGGCTTCGAGCGCCCGCAGCAGCCCCAGCAGGCGCAGCCCCAGCAATCGGCCCAGCAGCCGGCCCCGCAGCAGCAGGGTCAGCCGCAGGCCGGCGGCCCGGCGGGGCGCGGCCCCCGGCCGCAGCTTCCGCCGCGCGGTGGCGCACCCCGTCCGGAGCTCCCGGGCACGGGCGGCGGACCCGCAGCGATACCCCAGACCACCACGTGGGGCGCGGACCAGCGCGGGCACGACGTACCGCGCGGCCACGACGAGCTGTCGGGCCCCGGTTCCACGTCCGAGTTCCCCCGCCCCGACTTCAACGCCCCGGCCCCGCAGGCCGGCGGCCGCGACAACGGCACCACGGGCCAGTTCGCCCGCCCCGAGTTCGGTGACCCGGCCTCCACCGGTCAGTTCCCCCGCCAGGACTTCGGCGACCCGGCCTCCACGGGGCAGTTCGCCCGCCAGGACTTCCAGGCCCAGCGGCCCGGCGGCCCCGGTGTCGGCGGCTACGTCCAGCCCGGCCAGGCCCCGCAGCCCCAGGGCAACTACTCCCCCGTGCCGACCCCGCGCGCGGAGGCTCCGCGGCTGCCGCAGGCGTCCCGTCCGGAGGCGCTGCCCCCGGCCGGTCCGGGCGCCGGCGAGGCCCGCAGCCCGATCTTCGACACGCTGGAGTCGAACTGGTTCCGCCAGGAGGCGGGCCAGCCCCCGGCTCAGGCACCGGCGGTGCCCCAGCAGGCGCAGCAGTCCGCCCCGGCGGCTCCGGCTCCGGCCGCCCCGCAGCGCCCGCAGCAGCACCAGCTGCCGCAGCGCGGCCAGGAGCAGGCTCCGGCCGAGTCCGCTCAGACGGCCACCGGCGCCGTGCCGACCGTGAGCTGGCGCTCCTCGCCGAACGACGAGCTGATGCGGCAGGCCGAGCGCGTGCGCCAGCCCGCCGCCGGCGGCATCACCACGTCGGGTCTGCCCCGCCGGGTCCCGCGGGCGAACCTCGTGGCCGGCACCGCGCAGCAGCAGGCCGAAGCACAGGCCGGCCCCCAGGTTTCGCGGTCCCCGGACGATGTCCGCGGCCGTCTCACCAACCTCCGACGCGGTATCCAGCAGGGTCGGCAGGCCGGCACCACCGGCCCGGCCACCGGCAGTTACCACATCGACCCCACTTACCAGCAGGAGCGATAG
- a CDS encoding DUF742 domain-containing protein has product MTPPPAYSDQYGDSYSEGDQPLVRPYAMTGGRTRPRYQLAIEALVSTTADPMHLSGLLPEHQRICTLCREVKSVAEVSALLNMPLGVARILVADLAEAGMVAIHQPGNGEAGGTPDVTLLERVLSGLRKL; this is encoded by the coding sequence ATGACCCCGCCCCCCGCCTATTCCGATCAGTACGGAGACTCGTACTCGGAAGGCGACCAGCCGCTGGTTCGTCCGTACGCGATGACCGGCGGCCGGACCCGACCGCGCTACCAGCTCGCCATCGAGGCCCTGGTCAGCACCACGGCCGATCCGATGCACCTGTCCGGGCTGCTCCCGGAGCACCAGCGCATCTGCACCCTCTGCCGTGAGGTCAAGTCGGTCGCGGAGGTCTCCGCGCTGCTGAACATGCCGCTCGGCGTCGCACGAATCCTCGTCGCCGACCTGGCGGAGGCCGGCATGGTGGCCATCCACCAGCCGGGCAATGGAGAGGCCGGCGGAACGCCGGATGTAACGCTGCTCGAGAGGGTTCTCAGTGGACTTCGCAAGCTCTAA
- a CDS encoding roadblock/LC7 domain-containing protein — protein sequence MSQAAQNLNWLITNFVDNTPGVSHTVVVSADGLLLAMSEGFPRDRADQLAAVASGLTSLTAGASRIFEGGAVNQTVVEMDRGFLFLMSVSDGSSLAVLAHPECDIGLVGYEMALLVDRAGSVLTPDLRAELQGSLLI from the coding sequence ATGAGCCAGGCGGCACAAAACCTGAACTGGTTGATCACGAACTTCGTGGACAACACCCCCGGTGTGTCCCACACCGTGGTGGTCTCCGCCGACGGCCTCCTTCTGGCGATGTCCGAAGGCTTCCCCCGCGACCGGGCCGACCAGCTCGCCGCGGTGGCCTCCGGGCTGACCTCCCTCACCGCGGGTGCGTCGCGCATCTTCGAGGGTGGCGCCGTCAACCAGACGGTGGTGGAGATGGACCGCGGGTTCCTCTTCCTCATGTCCGTCTCCGACGGATCCTCGCTGGCCGTACTGGCGCACCCCGAGTGCGACATCGGCCTGGTGGGCTACGAGATGGCCCTCCTCGTGGACCGCGCCGGCAGCGTCCTCACCCCGGACCTGCGCGCGGAACTGCAGGGAAGCCTGCTCATCTGA